A stretch of Paenibacillus mucilaginosus 3016 DNA encodes these proteins:
- the cysE gene encoding serine O-acetyltransferase: MFSTIKKDIQAALSRDPAAGSAWEVILVYPGFHALVLHRVAHALMRRKFRLAARIVAAVSRSLTGIEIHPSAVIGEGLFIDHGMGVVIGETVEIGRDVTIYQGVTLGGTGKDTGKRHPTIGSNVVISSGAKVLGPFTVGDYSKIGAGSVVLQEVPPHSTVVGIPGKIVRRRGDHLREAGKSVDLDQVKLPDPLQEQLKRMARQIEHLEQQLLRLEAESRLEKVR, from the coding sequence ATGTTCAGCACGATCAAGAAAGATATTCAGGCCGCCCTGAGCCGGGATCCGGCCGCCGGTTCCGCCTGGGAGGTCATCCTCGTCTACCCCGGATTCCATGCGCTTGTGCTGCACCGGGTCGCCCACGCGCTCATGCGCCGCAAATTCCGACTCGCCGCACGGATCGTTGCCGCGGTCAGCCGCTCGCTGACAGGCATAGAGATCCACCCGAGCGCGGTGATCGGCGAAGGGCTGTTCATCGACCACGGCATGGGCGTGGTGATCGGCGAAACGGTCGAGATCGGCAGGGATGTCACAATCTATCAAGGGGTGACGCTGGGGGGAACGGGCAAGGACACCGGCAAACGTCATCCCACCATCGGCAGCAACGTCGTGATCAGCTCGGGGGCCAAGGTGCTCGGCCCGTTCACCGTAGGCGATTATTCCAAGATCGGCGCCGGCTCGGTCGTGCTTCAGGAGGTCCCGCCGCACAGTACGGTGGTCGGGATTCCAGGGAAAATCGTGCGCCGGCGGGGCGATCATCTCCGTGAAGCGGGGAAGAGCGTCGATCTCGACCAGGTGAAGCTGCCCGATCCGCTGCAGGAACAGCTGAAGCGGATGGCGAGGCAGATCGAGCATCTGGAGCAGCAGCTGCTCCGGCTGGAGGCCGAGAGCCGCCTGGAGAAGGTGAGGTAG
- a CDS encoding alpha/beta hydrolase family protein codes for MNSTNTAAAAQSRTYRLPLILLLAALTTAVWIARGYNHPVTLAAGVLLCLLIFLGFRALGTRLQGRKKAGAAMQGIAGLSGLFVSSLFPLLLPVFELPKPGGPYAVGTMERVIDTGREESATTDPSDKRRLVVRLWYPAEAAEGAAFEPYPQEMKQVLSLNTGVPAWLAGHWDAVRTHAVSGAPLASQQKSYPVLVYSHGAGASRYQSLFQLEELASRGYIVAAPDHSYMAAETRFPDGSIARDPGNQALLSAGESAELIGIRAADVSSVLDELTRWNQTDSGFWKDRLDLVRAGVLGHSDGGSTALEALAADSRFKAGLNMDGTAYGRVVESGVSRPVMFLMASQTWQGMQAEAAKTGQTGPLSEYYRRYVRHVEQVYTGSRSDAYRVTLPDTHHFSFSDAVLFSPVLAGGRPAKEAHAEINRYTLAFFDRYLLQIPSPLLEQGGPHGTGVRFEKRAAE; via the coding sequence ATGAACAGCACGAATACGGCTGCCGCCGCGCAGAGCCGCACGTATCGTTTGCCCCTGATCCTGCTGCTGGCCGCCTTGACGACAGCGGTATGGATCGCCCGCGGCTACAACCATCCCGTGACCCTTGCCGCAGGGGTGCTCCTGTGTCTTCTGATCTTCCTGGGCTTCCGGGCGCTGGGTACCCGGCTGCAGGGCCGGAAGAAGGCCGGGGCTGCCATGCAGGGAATCGCGGGCCTATCCGGGCTCTTCGTCAGCTCCCTGTTCCCGCTGCTGCTCCCGGTATTCGAGCTGCCGAAGCCGGGCGGCCCGTATGCGGTCGGCACGATGGAGCGGGTCATCGATACCGGCAGGGAGGAGAGCGCGACAACGGACCCCTCGGATAAGAGACGGCTGGTCGTACGGCTGTGGTATCCGGCTGAAGCGGCGGAGGGCGCGGCGTTCGAGCCGTACCCTCAGGAGATGAAGCAGGTGCTCTCCCTGAACACCGGCGTGCCCGCCTGGCTCGCGGGGCACTGGGATGCGGTCCGCACCCATGCGGTATCCGGTGCGCCTCTGGCTTCGCAGCAGAAGAGCTATCCGGTCCTCGTGTACTCCCACGGAGCCGGAGCTTCAAGGTATCAGAGCCTGTTCCAGCTGGAGGAGCTGGCAAGCCGCGGATATATCGTCGCCGCTCCGGATCATTCCTACATGGCCGCCGAGACGCGGTTCCCTGACGGGAGCATCGCCCGGGACCCGGGAAACCAGGCGCTGCTCAGCGCCGGGGAGAGCGCAGAGCTGATCGGGATCCGTGCGGCGGATGTCAGCTCGGTCCTCGATGAGCTTACCCGGTGGAATCAGACGGACAGCGGGTTCTGGAAAGACCGGCTGGATCTCGTGCGCGCCGGCGTGCTCGGCCATTCGGACGGCGGTTCCACCGCGCTCGAGGCCTTGGCGGCGGACAGCCGCTTCAAGGCCGGGCTGAATATGGACGGCACGGCGTACGGCCGGGTGGTGGAGAGCGGAGTATCCAGGCCGGTGATGTTCCTTATGGCGTCTCAGACGTGGCAGGGCATGCAGGCGGAGGCCGCGAAGACGGGGCAGACGGGCCCCTTGTCGGAGTATTACCGCAGGTATGTCCGTCATGTGGAGCAGGTCTATACCGGCAGCCGCAGTGATGCCTACCGGGTGACCCTGCCGGATACACACCACTTCAGCTTCAGCGATGCGGTGCTGTTCTCTCCCGTGCTGGCCGGAGGCCGGCCGGCGAAGGAGGCTCATGCCGAGATTAACCGGTACACGCTGGCATTCTTCGACCGGTATCTGCTTCAGATTCCTTCCCCGCTGCTGGAGCAAGGCGGCCCGCACGGCACCGGAGTGCGATTCGAGAAGCGTGCGGCGGAGTGA
- a CDS encoding condensation domain-containing protein codes for MTTMIIHDQGRTRKENQVETLIENQVENQVENHETGERTYELTYELTHPQMRIWFTEKTFAGTPLANVGGIVKVQAEGVDPDRFEEAIRELVRSNEALRLRFAEQDGMPRQSVLDGGTVEVARMDFRGEGAEAARAWAEEQFRLPMPLENSPMCAFGICLLGPDELWLLLKQHHLISDGHSMVLTVNRILDHYLQLQEGGAAASQEAPPSYSEFIRAEQEYLRSTRFEKDRRFWMEKFADLPEPTTLRPYDLYTTGTEAARYSRRVPDELFRELRQFCADHQTNLFSLLLACFYLYLYKVTAQEDLVLGTNYLNRTNAREKMTLGMFTSTIPVRMKVDPQMTFGEWLRLLSKEQAGLIRHQRYPFDLLFTELKERSSSLERLFHILVEYQAMDFVLKPGLSSQIEAFFAGAEALDLVLHIKERLETDSLHLDFDYRSEVYSREEIEQLCSRLLCLVQDAVAHPDKPLAALRLLDEQESRRVLHEFNDTARAFPEDRLIHHGFEEQVRLRPHHPAVVTDSGTLTYAQLDERAGRLARRLRSAGVGPGSYVGLLLNRSDRLIVAMLASPRRAAPMCRWRQAIRWRASSAS; via the coding sequence ATGACAACCATGATCATTCATGACCAAGGACGGACCCGGAAAGAGAACCAGGTAGAGACTCTGATAGAGAACCAGGTAGAGAACCAGGTAGAGAACCATGAAACAGGGGAGCGGACCTATGAACTGACGTATGAACTGACTCACCCTCAGATGCGCATTTGGTTCACCGAAAAAACGTTCGCCGGCACCCCCCTCGCCAATGTGGGGGGGATCGTCAAGGTTCAGGCGGAGGGCGTCGATCCGGACCGGTTCGAAGAAGCGATCCGGGAGCTGGTCCGCAGCAATGAGGCGCTGAGGCTCCGGTTCGCCGAGCAGGACGGCATGCCCCGCCAGTCGGTCCTGGACGGCGGGACGGTTGAAGTGGCCCGGATGGATTTCCGCGGGGAGGGGGCGGAAGCGGCCAGAGCGTGGGCCGAAGAGCAGTTCCGCCTGCCGATGCCGCTGGAGAACAGCCCGATGTGCGCCTTCGGCATCTGTCTGCTCGGTCCCGATGAGCTGTGGCTGCTGCTCAAGCAGCATCACCTGATCTCGGACGGCCATTCGATGGTGCTGACGGTGAACCGGATTCTCGACCACTACCTGCAGCTGCAGGAGGGAGGGGCGGCGGCCTCTCAGGAGGCTCCCCCATCCTACTCGGAGTTCATCCGCGCGGAGCAGGAATACCTCCGCTCCACACGGTTCGAGAAAGACCGCCGGTTCTGGATGGAGAAATTCGCGGACCTGCCCGAGCCGACGACCCTGAGGCCTTATGATCTCTACACGACCGGTACGGAAGCGGCCCGGTACAGCCGCCGTGTGCCGGATGAGCTGTTCCGCGAGCTGCGGCAGTTCTGCGCCGACCACCAAACGAACCTGTTCTCGCTGCTGCTGGCCTGCTTCTATCTGTACCTGTATAAAGTGACGGCCCAAGAGGATCTGGTGCTTGGCACGAATTATTTGAACCGGACGAATGCAAGAGAAAAGATGACGCTCGGGATGTTCACGAGCACGATTCCGGTCCGGATGAAAGTCGATCCGCAGATGACCTTCGGCGAGTGGCTGAGGCTGCTGTCGAAGGAGCAGGCGGGCCTGATCCGGCACCAGCGCTATCCGTTCGATCTCCTGTTCACGGAGCTGAAGGAGCGCAGCAGCTCCCTCGAGCGGTTGTTCCATATCCTGGTCGAATACCAGGCGATGGACTTTGTCCTGAAGCCCGGGCTCTCCTCCCAGATCGAAGCCTTCTTCGCCGGGGCGGAAGCCCTGGATCTCGTGCTGCATATCAAGGAGCGGCTCGAAACGGACAGCCTTCACCTGGATTTTGACTATCGAAGCGAGGTCTACAGCCGGGAAGAGATCGAGCAGCTGTGCAGCCGGCTTCTGTGCCTCGTTCAAGACGCGGTGGCTCATCCGGACAAGCCGCTGGCCGCTCTGCGCCTCCTGGACGAGCAGGAAAGCCGGAGGGTGCTGCACGAGTTTAATGACACGGCGAGGGCGTTCCCGGAGGATCGGCTGATTCACCACGGCTTCGAGGAGCAGGTGCGCCTGCGGCCTCATCATCCGGCGGTGGTGACGGACAGCGGAACGCTGACCTATGCGCAGCTGGACGAGCGCGCCGGCCGGCTGGCCCGCCGCCTGCGGTCGGCCGGTGTCGGACCCGGCTCCTATGTGGGCCTGCTGCTGAACCGCTCGGACCGTCTCATCGTAGCGATGCTGGCATCGCCAAGGCGGGCGGCGCCTATGTGCCGATGGAGGCAAGCTATCCGGTGGCGCGCATCGAGCGCATCCTGA
- a CDS encoding MFS transporter encodes MLTLLKHGNFVSFFSSRTLANFADSIYFIALLWVVQTTFHSPAFTGFTFTALSVAAVFSFAFGPVIDRFSASALSCIAMLAQGVILLFIPMLAGPGILSFTLILVLVLLASVFSALFYPANMTLLPQILEDKELLVQGNALTSSSDQLINLIGFLLGGTLVAWLGAGVSFYVASAACFTGALLFWGLSRRLKKSPAQPRPEGAGTGGSPGRYLAELKEGLEFLWSQSFLRVLMILNVVANFSVSLLVIALPSLGESYGSALYYSGIYVAFFFGMILGAVSASALPKTGLWISMFWIGSGFSLLLFFLLPQAIGWKVLAIVLFGLCSGVVNVLQMSFIQLLTEERMMGRVMASVTSLSNLAIPLGSIIGGSLALRLQVDELFLLAGILIVICGAVMLCLKSVRSFSVRDTELPKGEAAELSV; translated from the coding sequence ATGCTGACCCTGTTGAAGCACGGGAACTTCGTTTCCTTTTTCAGCTCGCGCACCCTGGCCAACTTTGCGGACAGCATTTATTTCATAGCGCTTCTCTGGGTGGTCCAGACCACATTTCACTCACCGGCCTTTACCGGATTTACGTTCACGGCCTTGTCCGTCGCCGCCGTCTTCAGCTTCGCGTTCGGACCCGTTATCGACCGTTTCTCGGCTTCCGCCTTATCGTGCATAGCCATGCTGGCCCAGGGCGTCATCCTGCTGTTCATCCCGATGCTGGCCGGACCGGGCATCCTGTCCTTCACGCTGATCCTGGTCCTGGTCCTGCTGGCGTCGGTCTTCTCCGCACTCTTCTATCCGGCCAACATGACCCTGCTGCCGCAAATCCTGGAGGATAAGGAGCTGCTGGTTCAGGGCAATGCCTTGACCTCGTCTTCCGACCAGCTCATCAACCTGATCGGGTTCCTGCTCGGCGGCACCCTGGTGGCGTGGCTCGGCGCCGGCGTTTCGTTCTACGTCGCTTCGGCCGCCTGCTTTACGGGGGCTCTCCTGTTCTGGGGGCTGTCCCGGCGGCTGAAGAAGTCTCCGGCACAGCCCCGGCCGGAGGGCGCCGGCACGGGCGGCAGCCCCGGCAGGTACTTGGCCGAGCTGAAGGAAGGGCTGGAGTTCCTGTGGAGCCAGTCTTTCCTGCGGGTGCTCATGATCCTCAATGTCGTGGCCAACTTCTCCGTTTCCCTGCTGGTGATCGCGCTGCCTTCCCTGGGGGAATCTTACGGTTCCGCGTTGTATTACAGCGGGATCTACGTGGCGTTCTTCTTCGGCATGATCCTCGGCGCCGTGTCGGCCAGCGCGCTGCCCAAGACCGGCCTGTGGATCTCCATGTTCTGGATCGGGAGCGGCTTCTCCCTGCTGCTGTTCTTCCTGCTGCCGCAGGCGATCGGCTGGAAGGTGCTGGCCATTGTGCTGTTCGGGCTCTGCTCCGGCGTCGTCAATGTGCTGCAGATGTCGTTTATCCAGCTGCTGACGGAAGAGAGAATGATGGGGCGGGTCATGGCCTCCGTGACGTCCCTGTCCAATCTGGCGATCCCGCTCGGCAGCATCATCGGCGGCTCGCTGGCCCTGCGCCTGCAGGTGGACGAGCTGTTCCTGCTGGCCGGCATCCTGATTGTGATCTGCGGTGCGGTGATGCTGTGCCTGAAGTCCGTCCGCAGCTTCTCGGTCCGGGACACCGAACTCCCCAAGGGAGAGGCCGCAGAGCTGTCCGTCTGA
- a CDS encoding non-ribosomal peptide synthetase has translation MGGAAGGLPQLANIHCVDQDADAAGAEERASAAEAGVPAAGPHDPAYAIFTSGSTGVPKGVIVHHRSVSNLIDWVNRTTGMGPEDRVLFVTSPTFDLSVYDVFGMLTAGGTIRLVEAEDIRRPERLLELLRDEPVTCWNSAPAALQQLAPLIESHPQPVSVSLRHVLLSGDWIPLKLPGVLQRAFPGVRVLAMGGATEATVWSNVFEVGEVDPNWASIPYGRPIQNARYYILDSGLAPCPIGVPGELFIGGECLAAGYDDPALTAARFLPDPYSLREGGRMYRTGDRARWMADGNIEFLGRIDHQVKIRGYRIEPGEIQAQLAKHPAVKEAVVIDRQDAGGEKYLCAYLVTEEELTVGRLREFLGASLPEYMIPAHFVRLPAMPVTANGKLDRRSLPEPDGSIGSGTAYVAPRNETEAKLAEIWREVLQREVGVQDDFFRLGGHSLQAAVMASRIRQEFGTDMALRTLFAARTVEGLADWLGQQRGAAAGHLPSAGLREVYPLSSAQRRLYIACQMEGTEAAYHMPGLLHLKGELDEGRLRHAFDALIRRHEALRTGFELHDGEPVQRIHDEAPFTLESDEGGAEELRKRVSSFIRPFDLTRPPLMRASLVKAAPGHGALLFDMHHLISDGVSMNVLMRELAELYADGGLPELQAEYKDYALWQQEQLQSGSLGREEAYWLEQFAGELPVLELPTDRPRPAVQSYGGARLAFRAGEGLTGRLLALTEWTDTTLYMVLLAAYQVLLAKYSGQEDVIVGSPVAGRPHADLQGVLGMFVNMICLRARPEPNKRFSDFLQEVKALSLDAFEYENYPFEELVRRLEIRKEASRSSLFDTVFALQNLDVEGLERGGVRFLPEPVDSGTAKFDLLLEAYPGKEELAFSLEYRSRLFDAATMERFAGHYLHLLEQLTENSHMKLSELSLVTAAEEADLLDYGTGAHVEGIHERTLTSIFEDVVLAAPDRIALSHGGERLTYRELDERASRLARTLIGCGVGPGLAVGLMAKRSIDLMVGILGILKAGGAYVPLDPNYPEDRLAYMLEDSGAEVLLTQSGLESPGGYQGRVLHLEDPALYETEASRLPERCLPEHLAYVIYTSGTTGKPKGNMTTHANLGRLVHDMTTMGLHSGDKMLQLSNAVFDGSVIDIFGALMNGAELVLAEEDTATDMALLADCIEKRGITVFFLTTALLNTLIDERPECLRGVRKVLFGGEKASVPHVRKALELLGPGRLVNCYGPTETTVFVTVHDVTELPEDAAALPIGRPVANTRLYIVDKHDRLQPVGVPGELCIAGQGVSRGYLNRPDLTAAKFVPCPFEPGGLMYRTGDLAKWRPDGRVEYIDRMDQQVKIRGFRIELGEVENRLLELEAVKEAVVTAGREEGGSAYLCAYVVSDETWTAAGLRAALGRSLPDYMIPRYFVTVERIPLTASGKVDRKALPEPDAAAALSADYTAPSDGVEKVLAGIWESLLGIERIGIHDHFFHLGGDSIKAIQAASRMLQCGYKVGTREFLAYPTIAELAPHVQTVKRHAPQEPVEGEVPLGPVQRWFFERGFTDRHHFNQSVLLYSQTGWQEEPLRRTLSRLTEHHDALRMVFGQGEDGVRQFNRGPAGGSEDTVFTLEVIRSASVQAAREAVRCQADEVQGRLDLGEGPLFRARLFEAGEEGAYLLLVIHHLVVDGVSWRILLEDLAAGYEQAVQGQTPAFGSKTDAYQAWTRRLTAYADSEALREELFFWKGQKDRAAGLPPLLPPCPEPARDTAAEAGICTVSLTEEETEDLLQRTHQAYRTEINDLLLAALALALREWTGSGRSLILLEGHGREALFPELDISRTVGWFTSQYPVLLDVDGPRHPVIAVKEQLRAVPSKGVGYGVLRYLAADSAGLQEAIGLEPEISFNYLGRMDEETGAGFVLSEEPMGEQISPKAERISGIGINAMIRQGRLTAKIDYLPLTCSGDRIQHLAEAYRRHLLELIDHCVNKRESELTGSDVSSSQVTQEDLEDLFSLLG, from the coding sequence GTGGGAGGAGCTGCCGGCGGCCTGCCCCAGCTTGCGAACATTCACTGCGTGGATCAGGACGCGGATGCGGCCGGAGCGGAGGAGAGGGCTTCCGCTGCGGAAGCCGGGGTCCCGGCCGCCGGGCCCCATGACCCGGCATACGCGATCTTCACCTCCGGCTCCACGGGAGTGCCGAAGGGCGTCATCGTCCACCACCGCAGCGTGTCCAACCTGATCGACTGGGTGAACCGCACGACCGGCATGGGCCCGGAGGACCGCGTCCTGTTCGTCACTTCGCCGACCTTCGACCTGTCGGTCTATGACGTGTTCGGCATGCTGACGGCAGGCGGCACGATCCGGCTCGTGGAGGCGGAGGACATCCGCCGGCCGGAGCGGCTGCTGGAGCTGCTGAGGGACGAACCGGTTACCTGCTGGAACTCGGCGCCGGCGGCGCTGCAGCAGCTCGCCCCGCTGATCGAGTCCCATCCGCAGCCGGTGTCCGTCTCGCTGCGCCATGTGCTGCTCAGCGGAGACTGGATTCCGCTGAAGCTGCCGGGGGTGCTGCAGCGGGCGTTCCCTGGCGTGCGGGTGCTGGCGATGGGCGGCGCGACGGAAGCGACCGTGTGGTCGAACGTCTTTGAGGTCGGGGAGGTCGATCCGAACTGGGCAAGCATCCCGTACGGCCGGCCGATCCAGAACGCACGCTACTATATTCTGGACAGCGGCCTGGCGCCGTGTCCGATCGGCGTTCCCGGGGAGCTGTTCATCGGCGGGGAGTGCCTCGCGGCCGGCTATGACGACCCGGCCCTGACGGCGGCCCGGTTCCTGCCCGACCCTTACAGCCTGCGGGAGGGCGGGCGCATGTACCGCACGGGTGACCGGGCGAGATGGATGGCGGACGGCAACATCGAGTTCCTCGGCAGGATCGACCACCAGGTGAAGATCCGCGGCTACCGGATCGAGCCGGGCGAGATCCAGGCGCAGCTGGCGAAGCACCCGGCGGTGAAGGAAGCGGTGGTGATCGACCGTCAGGATGCGGGCGGGGAGAAATACCTGTGCGCGTATCTGGTGACGGAGGAGGAGCTGACGGTAGGCCGGCTGCGGGAGTTCCTCGGCGCGTCGCTGCCGGAGTACATGATCCCGGCGCACTTCGTCCGGCTGCCGGCGATGCCGGTCACCGCGAACGGGAAGCTCGACCGCCGGAGCCTGCCGGAGCCGGACGGGAGCATCGGCAGCGGCACGGCGTATGTGGCGCCCCGCAATGAGACGGAGGCGAAGCTGGCTGAGATCTGGCGTGAGGTGCTTCAGCGCGAGGTCGGGGTGCAGGACGATTTCTTCCGGCTCGGAGGGCACTCCCTGCAGGCGGCTGTCATGGCCTCGCGCATCCGTCAGGAATTCGGAACCGACATGGCGCTGCGGACCTTGTTCGCCGCACGCACGGTGGAGGGGCTGGCCGACTGGCTCGGGCAGCAGCGGGGAGCCGCAGCGGGACACCTCCCGTCCGCAGGTCTGCGGGAAGTGTACCCGCTCTCTTCCGCCCAGCGGAGGCTCTATATTGCATGTCAGATGGAGGGCACGGAGGCAGCCTATCACATGCCGGGCCTGCTGCATCTGAAGGGGGAGCTCGACGAGGGCAGGCTTCGTCACGCCTTCGACGCTCTGATCCGGCGCCATGAGGCGCTTAGAACCGGTTTCGAGCTCCATGACGGGGAGCCTGTGCAGCGGATTCACGATGAGGCGCCTTTTACCCTGGAATCGGACGAAGGGGGAGCGGAGGAGCTGCGGAAGCGGGTCTCCTCGTTCATCCGGCCGTTCGACCTGACCCGGCCGCCCCTCATGCGGGCTTCACTGGTCAAGGCGGCTCCCGGACACGGGGCGCTGCTGTTCGATATGCACCACCTGATCTCCGACGGTGTGTCGATGAACGTGCTGATGCGGGAGCTTGCCGAGCTGTATGCGGACGGCGGGCTGCCGGAGCTGCAGGCGGAGTACAAGGATTATGCCCTCTGGCAGCAGGAGCAGCTGCAGTCGGGCAGCCTGGGACGGGAGGAAGCGTACTGGCTGGAGCAGTTCGCCGGCGAGCTTCCCGTGCTGGAGCTGCCGACAGACCGCCCAAGGCCTGCGGTACAGAGCTATGGAGGGGCGCGTCTCGCGTTCCGTGCCGGAGAAGGGCTGACCGGCCGTCTGCTCGCATTGACGGAATGGACGGACACCACGCTGTATATGGTGCTGCTGGCCGCTTATCAGGTGCTGCTGGCCAAGTACAGCGGGCAGGAGGATGTGATCGTCGGCAGCCCGGTTGCCGGAAGGCCCCATGCCGATCTGCAGGGCGTGCTCGGCATGTTCGTCAATATGATCTGCCTGCGGGCCCGTCCCGAGCCGAACAAGCGCTTCAGCGATTTCCTGCAGGAGGTGAAAGCCCTGTCGCTTGACGCCTTCGAGTACGAGAACTATCCGTTCGAAGAACTCGTCCGCCGCCTTGAGATCCGGAAGGAGGCCAGCCGCAGCTCGCTGTTCGACACGGTCTTCGCCCTGCAGAATCTGGATGTGGAAGGCCTGGAGCGCGGAGGCGTACGTTTCCTTCCCGAGCCGGTGGACAGCGGAACGGCCAAATTCGATCTTCTGCTGGAAGCCTACCCCGGCAAGGAAGAGCTGGCGTTCTCCCTCGAATACCGCAGCCGGTTGTTCGACGCGGCCACCATGGAACGATTTGCGGGACATTATCTCCACCTGCTGGAGCAGCTGACGGAGAATTCCCACATGAAGCTGTCCGAGCTGAGCCTGGTCACCGCAGCCGAGGAGGCGGACCTCCTGGATTACGGGACCGGCGCCCATGTGGAGGGCATCCATGAGCGGACGCTCACCTCCATCTTTGAGGATGTGGTGCTCGCTGCACCGGACCGGATCGCACTGAGCCATGGGGGGGAGCGGCTGACCTACCGCGAGCTGGACGAGCGCGCGAGCCGCCTGGCACGCACCTTGATCGGCTGCGGGGTCGGCCCGGGCTTGGCGGTCGGTCTGATGGCGAAGCGCTCGATCGACCTCATGGTCGGCATCCTCGGCATTCTCAAGGCCGGCGGTGCCTACGTGCCGCTGGACCCGAATTATCCCGAAGACCGCCTGGCCTACATGCTCGAAGACAGCGGAGCCGAGGTCCTGCTGACACAGAGCGGGCTTGAGTCCCCGGGCGGGTATCAGGGCAGGGTGCTGCACCTGGAGGACCCGGCTCTCTATGAGACGGAGGCATCCCGTCTGCCCGAGCGCTGCCTGCCGGAGCATCTCGCCTATGTTATCTACACCTCGGGTACCACAGGGAAGCCGAAAGGCAATATGACGACCCATGCGAACTTGGGGCGGCTCGTCCATGATATGACAACGATGGGACTGCATTCCGGGGACAAGATGCTGCAGCTCTCGAACGCCGTGTTCGACGGTTCGGTGATTGATATCTTCGGCGCGCTGATGAACGGGGCGGAGCTCGTTCTGGCCGAAGAGGATACCGCCACAGACATGGCTCTCCTGGCGGATTGCATCGAGAAGCGCGGAATCACGGTCTTCTTCCTCACCACAGCCCTCCTGAATACGCTGATCGACGAACGGCCGGAATGCCTCCGGGGGGTCAGGAAAGTGCTGTTCGGCGGGGAAAAAGCATCCGTCCCTCACGTCCGCAAGGCCTTGGAGCTTCTGGGGCCGGGCCGGCTGGTCAACTGCTACGGACCGACGGAGACGACGGTATTCGTCACCGTCCATGATGTGACGGAGCTGCCGGAGGACGCCGCAGCCCTGCCGATCGGGCGGCCGGTCGCCAACACGCGGCTGTACATCGTCGACAAGCACGACCGGCTTCAGCCCGTCGGCGTGCCGGGAGAGCTCTGCATCGCCGGACAGGGCGTATCGCGCGGCTACCTGAACCGGCCGGACCTGACGGCCGCCAAATTCGTCCCGTGCCCGTTCGAACCGGGCGGGCTGATGTACCGGACGGGCGACCTGGCGAAATGGCGTCCGGACGGCCGGGTGGAGTATATCGACCGGATGGACCAGCAGGTCAAAATCCGGGGCTTCCGCATCGAGCTCGGCGAAGTCGAGAACCGGCTGCTGGAGCTGGAGGCGGTGAAAGAGGCCGTCGTGACGGCAGGCCGGGAGGAAGGCGGCTCCGCCTATCTCTGCGCTTATGTCGTATCGGATGAGACCTGGACTGCGGCCGGTCTGCGCGCCGCCCTCGGACGCAGCCTGCCCGATTACATGATCCCGCGCTATTTTGTGACGGTGGAACGGATTCCGCTGACCGCCAGCGGCAAAGTGGACCGGAAGGCGCTGCCTGAACCGGATGCGGCCGCTGCCCTCTCGGCAGACTACACCGCGCCTTCCGATGGTGTCGAGAAGGTGCTCGCCGGGATCTGGGAATCGCTTCTCGGCATCGAACGGATCGGCATTCACGATCATTTCTTCCACCTTGGAGGGGATTCCATCAAGGCGATCCAGGCGGCATCCCGCATGCTTCAGTGCGGATACAAGGTGGGGACACGGGAGTTTCTCGCTTATCCGACCATTGCGGAGCTGGCTCCGCATGTGCAGACGGTGAAGCGTCACGCTCCCCAGGAGCCGGTAGAAGGCGAGGTGCCGCTCGGACCGGTGCAGCGGTGGTTCTTCGAACGAGGGTTTACGGACCGGCATCACTTCAACCAGTCGGTGCTGCTCTACTCGCAGACCGGCTGGCAGGAGGAGCCGCTGCGCCGCACGCTCTCCCGGCTGACGGAGCACCACGACGCCCTGCGCATGGTCTTCGGGCAGGGTGAGGACGGCGTGCGCCAGTTCAACCGGGGACCTGCCGGCGGCAGTGAAGATACGGTCTTCACGCTGGAGGTCATCCGGTCCGCATCCGTGCAGGCCGCCCGGGAGGCGGTCCGCTGTCAGGCGGATGAAGTGCAGGGCAGACTTGATCTCGGCGAAGGCCCGCTCTTCCGGGCCCGGCTGTTCGAAGCGGGGGAGGAGGGCGCCTATCTGCTGCTCGTCATCCATCATCTGGTGGTGGACGGGGTGTCCTGGCGCATTCTCCTCGAAGACCTGGCGGCCGGCTATGAACAGGCAGTCCAGGGACAGACCCCGGCGTTCGGGTCCAAAACGGACGCCTACCAGGCATGGACCCGCCGGTTGACGGCATATGCGGACAGTGAAGCGCTGCGGGAGGAACTCTTCTTCTGGAAGGGGCAGAAAGACCGGGCCGCCGGGCTGCCTCCGCTGCTTCCGCCTTGTCCGGAGCCGGCAAGGGATACGGCCGCCGAAGCCGGGATCTGTACGGTCAGCCTCACCGAAGAAGAGACGGAAGATCTGCTGCAGCGCACGCATCAGGCCTACCGCACCGAGATCAACGATCTTCTGCTGGCGGCCCTGGCTCTGGCCCTGCGCGAGTGGACCGGCAGCGGCCGCTCGCTGATTCTCCTGGAGGGACACGGCCGGGAAGCGCTGTTCCCGGAGCTCGATATCTCGCGCACCGTAGGCTGGTTTACGAGCCAGTATCCGGTCCTGCTCGATGTGGACGGACCGAGGCATCCGGTCATAGCGGTCAAGGAGCAGCTTCGCGCCGTACCGTCCAAAGGGGTCGGCTACGGGGTGCTCCGTTATCTGGCGGCTGACTCCGCCGGGCTTCAGGAGGCGATCGGGCTGGAGCCGGAGATCAGCTTCAACTACCTGGGGCGGATGGATGAGGAAACGGGTGCCGGCTTCGTCCTGTCGGAGGAGCCGATGGGAGAGCAGATCAGCCCGAAGGCTGAGCGGATCAGCGGGATCGGGATCAATGCCATGATACGGCAGGGAAGGCTGACGGCGAAGATCGATTATCTTCCCCTGACCTGCAGCGGTGACAGAATACAGCACCTAGCCGAAGCTTACCGCCGCCATCTGCTGGAGCTGATCGACCACTGCGTGAACAAACGGGAATCCGAGCTGACGGGCAGCGATGTCAGCTCCTCCCAGGTGACACAGGAGGACCTGGAGGATCTGTTCAGCCTGCTTGGCTGA